DNA from Thermofilaceae archaeon:
AACGTGAAGCCCTCCGGTAATGGCCCGCTCCAGCGCTCCGCGAAGGCGTAGGCGAAGACCGCCAGCTGGGGGTAGGCGGTGAAGAGGAGGATCGGGAGGAGCCCGAGGTAGACGGCTGCCAACCCGAGGGGGCCCAGCTTCCTAACCCTCGGCTTCCACCTCCCACCTCTGCTCAGCATCGCGTACTGCTTCAGCGTTACGTACCTCCTTATCCCCGCGAATACGCCCAGGGCTAGCGATAGGAGGAGGAGCGCTAGGCTGGCAGCCGCGGGTGAGAGGTAACCGGTGGTAGCCTCGATGAACCTCGAGAAGATCTGGAAGGAGATAAGCCTCTGCTCGTTAAACACGATTGGTGCACCCACGTCCTCGAGGGAGAAGATGAAGACGAGAGCGGCACCAGCCGCGAGCCCCGGTAGCGAGAGGGGGAGCGTGACAGTCCTGAAGAGGTGGAGACCCTTGGAGCCGAGGTTCTCGGCTTGCTCCTCCAGGCTCGGGTCGATGTTCATCATGCTCGCGTAAACGTTCAGGTAGACGATCGGGTAGAAGGACATGATCTGGGCGGCAGCCACGCCGGCGAGAGAGTCAAGACCGATTCTCACCGGAATCCCGAGCACGTCGCAGATCAGCCAGGAGACGAGCCCGTCCCTCCAGTCAAACAACCTTTTAATTATAAAGGAGTTGATGAATGGGGTTTGCAGGAGGGGGACAGTGGCGAGGATCCTTAACGCCTGCTTGCCCGGGAACTGGTAGCGGGCGAAGACGAACGCCGTTACAATGCCGAGAATGCTGGCGACGATCGTCACGATGGCCGCTACGATGAGGGAGTTGAGGATGGCCCCGTAGCTGACTCCGACGATCCTGATTATCGTGACCTCGCGATCCCGGAACAGGCCTCTGTAGACGATCGCGAGCT
Protein-coding regions in this window:
- a CDS encoding iron ABC transporter permease, with the translated sequence MPPAIKKILFYIDTTLLTQLTLSTALLLFLLVAPILTVVYVATQYNPILLFYDPTFVSLTPRGQLAIVYRGLFRDREVTIIRIVGVSYGAILNSLIVAAIVTIVASILGIVTAFVFARYQFPGKQALRILATVPLLQTPFINSFIIKRLFDWRDGLVSWLICDVLGIPVRIGLDSLAGVAAAQIMSFYPIVYLNVYASMMNIDPSLEEQAENLGSKGLHLFRTVTLPLSLPGLAAGAALVFIFSLEDVGAPIVFNEQRLISFQIFSRFIEATTGYLSPAAASLALLLLSLALGVFAGIRRYVTLKQYAMLSRGGRWKPRVRKLGPLGLAAVYLGLLPILLFTAYPQLAVFAYAFAERWSGPLPEGFTFRHMMEVARDPLVLRAVMNSLTYSLAALAIIILLGVSAPYVIARARIGGMELLDLLVTSPVAIPGLVLAVGYFYFFATFFRGTPLDPIAAGPSLLLILAYGVRRLPFTARAVFAGLQQVHVALEEASMNLGAGRLTTLVRIVLPLIGLNVLSGALVSFVYCMSETSTSVTLGGLGGLGEGHRAPMTFIMMDYLGRFGGPHIVASLGVILITLQLTTITLVNVVLKQRYAYIGV